A stretch of Garra rufa unplaced genomic scaffold, GarRuf1.0 hap1_unplaced_824, whole genome shotgun sequence DNA encodes these proteins:
- the LOC141317361 gene encoding ethanolamine-phosphate cytidylyltransferase-like translates to MIRNGSHAVEEEDKGQSSSSSHSPEKRKRVIRVWCDGCYDMVHYGHSNQLRQAKAMGDYLVVGVHTDEEIAKHKGPPVFTQAERYKMIRATKWVDEIVEGAPYVTTLETLDKYNCDFCVHG, encoded by the exons ATGATCAGGAACGGAAGTCATGCGGTGGAAGAGGAGGACAAGGGACAGTCGAGCTCTTCCAGCCACAGCCCGGAGAAGAGAAAGCGGGTGATCCGGGTGTGGTGTGACGGCTG CTATGACATGGTGCACTACGGTCACTCCAACCAATTACGACAGGCCAAGGCGATGGGAGATTATCTCGTAGTAGGAGTACATACAGACG AGGAAATAGCCAAGCACAAGGGTCCTCCGGTCTTCACGCAGGCCGAGCGTTATAAAATGATACGGGCCACAAAGTGGGTGGATGAAATCGTGGAAGGGGCGCCGTATGTTACTACGCTGGAGACACTGGACAAGTACAACTGTGATTTCTGTGTGCATGGAG